In a single window of the Limnochorda sp. L945t genome:
- a CDS encoding helix-turn-helix domain-containing protein, with amino-acid sequence MPGVEPTVPVYPIGVVERLTGLSARQIRYYEKEGLLAPSRTRGNRRLFSPVDVERLRQVKSLMAQGLNVEGVRAYLASQGGAAAPAPAPGATPAAHEAGPAAPGPGGQELAGEAAVGGPAAGPGGDVTHPSIFRQARGRRLTSLFPVDHQDELVRWLEEQRQQ; translated from the coding sequence ATGCCTGGAGTGGAGCCGACCGTGCCGGTCTATCCCATCGGGGTCGTGGAGCGCCTGACGGGCCTGAGCGCGCGCCAGATCCGCTACTACGAGAAGGAGGGGCTCCTTGCCCCCAGCCGCACCCGGGGCAACCGACGCCTCTTCTCCCCGGTGGACGTGGAGCGCTTGCGCCAGGTCAAGAGCTTGATGGCCCAGGGGCTCAACGTGGAGGGCGTCCGGGCCTACCTGGCTTCCCAGGGCGGGGCGGCGGCGCCGGCGCCGGCGCCGGGCGCTACGCCGGCGGCCCACGAGGCCGGTCCTGCAGCGCCGGGCCCCGGCGGGCAGGAGCTCGCCGGCGAGGCAGCCGTCGGAGGTCCCGCTGCGGGACCCGGCGGAGACGTTACCCATCCGTCCATTTTCCGCCAGGCCCGGGGGCGCAGGCTGACGTCGCTGTTTCCGGTCGATCATCAGGACGAACTGGTCCGCTGGCTGGAAGAGCAACGTCAGCAGTAA